DNA from Triticum aestivum cultivar Chinese Spring chromosome 7D, IWGSC CS RefSeq v2.1, whole genome shotgun sequence:
TCCAAGGTTAGTTTGTCCTGTCATCTAATATTTCTTTAGTTTTCAATTCATTGCTTTTCTGATATATATGTAGTTTGTCCTGTTATATATCATTTTTAGTTACAACATACTGTTTGCTGtatactactactagtactccttCCATTTGTAAGTTTTTGGCTGTTGTCTTTGACTTGAGCTCGTCAATGTTTATCCACCAATAGCTTTGTAAGTATGTGTTGTTTGGTTTGAACAGAGAAGTTCGGTGTTGGATGATAACAGCCAGTGATACCATGGCAATGAGGAGTTTGTATATAGTCCTTGCTTGTCCTAATATTAAATTTACATACTGATATTATCCATATTGACAGAATGGGAAGGGACTTGGCCTATGATTGCTGGTCTTGCGACTTGCTATGTGCTGCTTCGTCATCAGATCTGTATAGAATCAACTTAGAGCAGGTCAGATTTGAGTCCTTGATTATTCATGAATATAGAGTTATTTGGTCATCCTTAGTCTCTCACATAATTTACGTGACACTGCTAGTACACAACTAATACTCCACTGTGCATAGAGCCGCAATGATGCCTTTTCTTGTTATGCTTCCAGTCTTTCTAGAATAAGCATGCACACATTTTAAAATTGTAAATTTTGCAGGGAAGGTTCCTCGCATCCCTTTCTTCCCAATCTCCAGCAATAAATGTGGTTACACGGAGGTAGTTCTTTTCTATGGACTCGTGTCTTTGGAGTGAAATTCTTATTGAGTATTGTTAACCTATCATTGTTTTCGGTGGTACTCCCAGTATGATACATGGGCTTGTTGCTTGTGGTGGTGAGGACGGTGCGGTTGAATGCTTTGATATGAGGAGGAAGTCTTCTGTTGGCAGAATTAATACAGCTTCTTCTTGTGAAGATGTTGACCAGGTATCTTATTGTGCTTTATCAGCAACTTGCTAGTAATAATACACTAATACTGCAACCTTTTGACATTATATTGGTGATTCTTATGCTTCAAAACTGCAGGAGGTCACGTCTTTGCAGTTCGATGAAAATCAAGGGTACCTTCTGGCAGTAGGGAGCAGCATAGGAAAGGTTCGATTCATCATCTGCTATGTTCTTATTATTTGATATTCACTGCAGGAAACATTTAAAGTTTTTATTATTCCATCTGACATTATCCAGTCAGAACTAACAAGCAGTGATCTCATTGATTTGCAATGCATAGAAAATTTGGCGTTGTTTCTATGTCTGGATTGATTCATGTAGTTTTACTTCATTTGTCTTAGGTTTCTGTGCTAAACATGTGTAATATTTGTTCAAATTGTGCACTTGCTTCTgatagctactccctccatccggaaatacttgtcggagaaatggatgtatctagacgtatttagTTCTGGTTACATCCATttttccgacaagtatttccggacggagtgaGTACTTGGTATCTTTTATTTCAAAAAATATGATCTGCCATTGATTATCTTACTACTAGTTTAAAGGTAATTGTGGCTTGGTAGCCGCTTTTTTTCCCGAAGTCATGTGATGACTGCTGATTTTGTTGTGTACTCATTGGCTGGATGGAAGGATCATCCTGTCTAACAAACTAATAATGCTGATAATCTAATTTCTAAAAAATACGATATTCAATTTGTTTGCTGTGTTTGGATTTCCTGCAGGTATCTATATATGATATACGCATGTCTTCGCCTCTGCGAGTCAAGGATCACATGTAAGATCTGTATATTTTTATTATGGGAAGAAATTTGTTTGCTTGTTATGCAAGATCAGTTTCaaacatttttttttctttcgatTCCATTAGGAATGTGTGAATTTATCGGATTGAAGGAAAGAAAACATCCATTCTCACTACATGTTGGGTTTCTGACGAGATTCCCCTCTGATCCTTCATTCCAAATGGGACCTTATATTTCTAATATCATGTTATCCCCGTCATACAGAACAGTACCACTTGGAGCTGATATAAATAGCCCTCTATGCCTCCAAATCAGAATAGGCTTTATACAGAGGGATATCAAGCTCGACCAAATCCTAAATAGCTGATCATTCTTTTGTTAGATATTGTACTCTTCACTAAGCATGTAACAGGTGTTCTTTATTTATTGCAGGTACGGCAGTCCAATTTTGAATATCAAGTGGCACCAGACACTTAATTCTTCCGAACCTAAACTGATAACTGCTGATAAGCATATAGTGAGAGTTTGGGATCCTAATACAGTGAGTTCCATCCTTCTCTGATAAGTGCCAGACCTCATTTTTTCATGGGTGGCATTGACTTCTTTGTTAGATGATGATGACCTCATCTCACTATTTCCTTTTTAGGGAAACAACATGACTAGCATTGAACCTGATAATGGCTCTATCAATGATGTTTGCATCTTCCCGAATAGTGGTTTAATGCTATTAGCCCTGGACAACAGCCAGATACCTGCCCACTTCATTCCTGCACTTGGCCCTGCTCCAAAGTGGTGCTCACATCTTGATAACTTAACTGTGAGTGAATTCTCCCCATTAGTTTTGTGGCTAGTGTAGTAAACCTTGCCTTGACATTTCCTTGTGTCATATATACTCAAACAGGAGGAGATGGAAGAGAAACAAGAAAACACATTATATGATGATTACAAGTTTTTGACTGAAGAAGAGATGGAACGATTGGGTCTCTCTGAGTACAAAAACAGTGATGCTGTCAGAGCACATTTACATGGATACGTGATACGCTACGATCTATATAAGAAGGTACCTTTCTGTTCATATATTCATGGTACTGCAATTTACTTGAACAGTTCAGGTAGGGTTGCTGTCAACTACCCACCTGAATTTCCAACATGAGGACATTTTATTCTGTACACAGTTTGTCTTTGTAAAAATAGTTTCTATATATAAGTCTGACAACATAGTTTAACATAAATGTGGACTTCCTATATCTATTTGTTGTCGGTGGATGGATCGAAGAAAAGAACACTTCATACATGCTATTTACTAGGATCTGTATTTCTCTCCAGCAACGGGCTAAACTTCATATTGCTGATTATGAGACTCTTCAAAATGACATGAAGGCCAAGAAACTAGCAGACCTAAGGAAATCTCGTATAACGGTAATGTTTGCTCATCTGTTCCTTGTATGTATTACATCTGGCATCTGTCAGTGTGTGATCCTTACCATACCTAATGAGTGCCAATATTAATTTACTCGTGCAGCAAGTTGTTAAAATACCAAAGGCTAACCGGCAACTTTTGGACGATATACGGACAGCGGAAGAGGAAATAGATGCTGATGTGGAGAATGCTAGTAAATCAAGCATCAGGAAGAAGCAAATGAAACTAGAAATGAAAAAGTCATTGTTGACTGATAAGCGTTTCCAACCAATGTTTGAAAATAAGGTATGCATTCCAGTTTCCAACTTGATTTTTGAATCAAATTTCTCATACCCAAATGTTCTCTTTCAAAACCATGACAGTATCACTTGCTTTTTTTGTGGCCAAAATACCATTTTCTTACAAGCGTGTCAAAGAGCCTAATCCATCAGATCTAGTATGGCTGTCTGCAATCTTTGCAGAAAAAGTGTAATTTTGCAGAACAAATTCTTAAACGTGTGGTAGTGTGTATATCTTAAAGAAATTACTCTTTTCTTGGGCAATGTAGATGTCAGATCTTTTGTTGCTACTCCACCCTTTCATGGTACCCTGATAATGTGTTGTTTTTGTGGTAATTCTAAGCCGTGACAAAGTTTTATCAGGTCAACTCTATTATGCATTTCATGTTTGTACCTTGATGTTTTCCTGATCTTGTACTGTCTTGATGCTTATTCAGCTATGTCACCGTTTCATTTGAAACTGAAAGCTTGTATATCTGTATGCATGCTAGCATTGTTGATAACATAATATCCTTGGATTTGTGTATTCTGTACACAATTGTTCCTCATCCACAGTACTCTGTATGAGAAAATGAGTGTAGAAGAGAGGTTCAGCTAAAACCAATACATGGTTTAAGAAAAGAAGCTAAAACCAGTACATTATCATAACTTTGTTTACAGTGCCCAGTGCTCCACAGCATGAATCATGTCCTGTGTGTGCTTTTTAACTACAAATCACATTTTAAGCTAATTGTTCCTAGATTGGTAATCATGTGTGATTTTCTAATTCATCGATCTTATTTCAGGATTATGAAATTGATGTAAATTCAAAAGAATATCAAGCAATCCATCCTCAACTGGCTACAAAGGAACCTCATCTAATCGAGGAACATTTCGAGAGTGTTAGTGAAGACGAAGAAGAACAAGATGCTGGTTCATCTGATGCGTCAGCGGAGTCTGACAGTGACAATGACACGCATAATTCAAAGCGTATAAGGTGAGATCTCATCTCATTTTGGTTACGGTGAACTGTGTTGTATGTAAGCTTTTTTCTTTTTGCGGAAAGCTTCTGGGAGTGTCAATTTTAGATTACCTCGGAGTATCCAGAATGTATGTATGAATCCATCCCTACTAAATTGGCTGTACTGTCTGTCATATACTCTTATTTGCTGAATTCTTCTTGCTCACCAGAAACATGCTAATGGGAAAATCTTACAGGTTGTATGAAGTGAAGGATGGACGCCATGCCGAGGCATTTTTGAACAGTGTCTCCCTTGGCAATGAGGAAGCTGTGCCCATTGGGGACAGGGTAGCCGCACTCGAAAGGAAACAGAACTCGCGTGCACTCGACAAGGTGAAGTACGGGCCTGGTGGCTCGCGTGAGATCTCCTTCAACCCTAGGAGCTCAAGAAGGCGCACCGAAGAAGACGAGCACAGCGAAGAAGAGCAGAAAGACTACAAGAGGAGAAGCGTGCAGTCCCTTGGGTTGAAGCAGAACAAAGCCGAGTTCTATTTATTTGGCGGGcgtggaggcagaggaggcggggGTGGTCGCGGCAGGGGAGGCGGAGGCGATCGTGGTAGGAGAGGTGGGGGCGGGCGTGGCAGAGGAGGCGGAGGTAGAGGTGGCGGCGGAAGCGACTTTGGAGGCGGGTTTGGGGGTGGAAGTGAGTTTGGAGGCAGAGGTGGGGGTAGGGGCGGTGGCAGAGGCAGGGGCAGGGGTATGagcaggggaaggggagggggcagAAGCAGGGGAAGGGGAAGGGACTGAGCGCCCTCTGTTTGCATGACCCACTCGAATGTCGCGGGGGACATTTCGTCTGGCGAAAACACCCAAGATGGTGTGGGATCTTGAATCCTCACGCATTGAATCCCCTGATGAACGTAGAACTGTATCCCGCTTTACGCTAGAGTTAGGATAGCTCGGACATGCTTACAAAATTTTGGCAGCAAGAAAGTTTGACTGATGCTTCATTATATGGTTTGGTTGGAATTCTGGATGGCTTTTCAACGAGCACAACTTATGAGGCAGAGTATCCTGTTTTCTGCCTATGTTTTAACTTGCAGTTACATGTAATTCTGATCGTGTTTGTTCGTACGCTGGGTGCCTCTATTATATACTCCCTCGGTAACTTAATATAAAAAGTTTTTTGACCCAACGATAGTGCCAAAAAAAGTCTTATATTAAGTTAGGGAGGGAGTATGTCCTATAATTGTTCCACATTTCAGATGAATGTATTGTTGAAGATTTTGTTTGACGTCGTGAAGTTCAAGTGTGAATTTTGTGCCACGGGGTAAGAGCATCTACGGTCTGACTTGCAAATCCGACATCTCAAACGCCCGCGGATGTGCCCGGATGCGTCCGTGGACAGTGACCGTTCACGCCTCAAAAATGCATTCCACATCCAGATACCTCAAATTAGAAACCTTAAATTCATATTATTATATGCAATGCAGCGATCTTTGAGCGGAGCTACGTCCGATTTTGCTCCCCGCTCGCCTGGCTCCGCCTTGGTCATGCCCGGGCTGCGTCCCTCAGAGTGTTGGTTCGGCCGCTGTCAAGGTAGACTAGGGCATGAGACACTAGCAGGCTCACGGGACTCAAAGCGGCgtcgtctcccatgccctactctttctCTTGGAGCCCGGAACCCGAACGATGTTGGTGGAcgtcagatcgatgatggatccgtccTGAAACGAGCCGTTGATGTCCACCATGATGCGGTTGCAGCGTCCGGACTAATGCGCCATATGCTGCGCCagagaatgcgactccgcctcgccgacgtccaccatcgcgagggctgccgccgcctcccgcgcccggtGCCCAGCACGGCGGGCACACCGTGCCATATTCTCGTCGGACGAGCCCCATGGTGCGTCCCGATGCTCGGCGTGCTAACGGAGGTGTTACGCGTCTGCCACCGCGTTCGGACGCCAAATAAACCGCACCGCCTCCAGTGAGGCAACTACGGCTGGCCTAGCGCAAGAATCCAGAGCACCACCTCCGGAGATATTCCTACGATCAAGATACACTTCCCCTGAACTTCAGAACTGATAAAAAAAGTCTCGCATGACTCCTGAGACAGGTTATCACTCTTTATTGACCCAGACTAATTAAATAATTAGCATTTTGTTAATTATGCACACTAGTTAGTCAATTTTGCTTTGATGATTCCATGACGACGAGTTCGATCATGTACCACTTCGCAGCAATATCCTCTGTGAAGTTATTATTACGACCTGTACCCATTAGTttgcatattttttaatttttcatTTTTTGGAACGAAGGCTTGATaagagcccgactttgaattaacaaagccatcaaccggccagggatTACACAAAGCCATCATTACAGCACTGCCATCCAGACAACACCCAACACCACAAACAAAGAAAAGAAACACAACAACGGCCCAAAGATACAAGGGAGCTGGGCACACAACTTACAATACAACCCACTTTACAAGCAACTGAAAATGGAGAAATAAAAGCACTGCTTGCAAAATGAGAAACCCTATAGATTCGAACATGGACTGAGAAGAAGAACACCAAGGGCAATGCCAGCCGACTATACGATCTCGCCGAACGCCGGCCCTGAGAACCAAAAAGGAACCACAATCCCTACACCCTCGCCGAACAACCCTACCCCCTCGTCCTGGCTCGAAGGACGCTGCACCGTCAGGCGAGGAATGTGTCCACCATAGAACAGGAAAGGTGTGGTCTTGAGGTCTCAGGAGCAGAGCAGATGCATGTGACCGCAACGTAGCAACGGGCATCCTTGTCGGCCATGAAGAGTTTTTCCTCCGGACCTCATTTTTTCCTCTGGACCGCAGTTTGCACATATGTGACATGTGCCGGTTTCTACAGTTTGGGCTATGAAATATTGCCAGTAGGAAGGACGTTTGAGGCGTCCGACTGGGTCAAAATTTTACAACTAGACACTTATTGTGCATTTGATGAAAACCCCCCTACTCACGGTCAGAGATAAAATATGACTTTTTGCAGTAACATCCCTAACTTTCTCATATCTAATATGGACAACTTCAGATTTTCACAGCATTGAGGTTGTTCCGTTCCTTGTAAATCCCAAGCTGTACCAGGCCATTCTGTTCCTAGTAAATCCCAACCTGGAGCACCCCAGACACAAATATACGAGTACATGTCAAGCACAAATTATACATGTCCAAATGGATCATCATAGGCAGAAATATTTGAGTGCATGACATCCATCCTAATTTGAGTACACAAGAGACATACATATATAACTTAAGATGACATGATCCTTTTCTAGTACATGAACAGCGATCCCCGAGTATGGACTGAAGTGATCCCTGCTAAATAAGCATCACTACCAAAGCTTGCATTGGGTTTGTTATCTGATTGCACATCAAAGAAAAGTTATTCCCTTTTGCCTCCAGTTATAGTGCATCTTGCTCATCAGTCTTCATGTGCTGGAAAAGATGGCACCAAACAAATCATTCAGTTTTGAGCACAAGACGTGTAAGTGTACTTAAATATGCATCGACGATACATTGTAATAAGCAGGAACAAATCTGGACGCTGCGTAGCAGAAAGAAAATACTACATGCCTTctagaaaggaaaaaaaagaaactcTAATAGAAAATAAACAAATATATATTGCGGTGGCACAAATGCATATCTGCACCAGATCCAAAGCAGAAACATGAGTAAAAACACATGGAAGAGA
Protein-coding regions in this window:
- the LOC123164811 gene encoding nucleolar protein 10 — encoded protein: MAAKGGGGGGVGTLKSTSINGVKLYSVTGKNYVAPWVLAKKKRSLRKDAEYQRRLELIHDLRFETATTRIKVTPDGQYVIASGIYPPQMKVFELKELSMKFERHMISEIIDFEVLGDDYSKLAFLCADRSVCLHAKYGSHYSVRIPRMGRDLAYDCWSCDLLCAASSSDLYRINLEQGRFLASLSSQSPAINVVTRSMIHGLVACGGEDGAVECFDMRRKSSVGRINTASSCEDVDQEVTSLQFDENQGYLLAVGSSIGKVSIYDIRMSSPLRVKDHMYGSPILNIKWHQTLNSSEPKLITADKHIVRVWDPNTGNNMTSIEPDNGSINDVCIFPNSGLMLLALDNSQIPAHFIPALGPAPKWCSHLDNLTEEMEEKQENTLYDDYKFLTEEEMERLGLSEYKNSDAVRAHLHGYVIRYDLYKKQRAKLHIADYETLQNDMKAKKLADLRKSRITQVVKIPKANRQLLDDIRTAEEEIDADVENASKSSIRKKQMKLEMKKSLLTDKRFQPMFENKDYEIDVNSKEYQAIHPQLATKEPHLIEEHFESVSEDEEEQDAGSSDASAESDSDNDTHNSKRIRLYEVKDGRHAEAFLNSVSLGNEEAVPIGDRVAALERKQNSRALDKVKYGPGGSREISFNPRSSRRRTEEDEHSEEEQKDYKRRSVQSLGLKQNKAEFYLFGGRGGRGGGGGRGRGGGGDRGRRGGGGRGRGGGGRGGGGSDFGGGFGGGSEFGGRGGGRGGGRGRGRGMSRGRGGGRSRGRGRD